One window from the genome of Fulvivirga lutea encodes:
- a CDS encoding patatin-like phospholipase family protein, whose product MRNKLLSLLQGFYYSFPIQLFINHLRRNHILLICWLVLFAMVSGNLGQYLGIPYLFLDPVYLNKVSFLSFFLVGVTIAGFSIAFHIATYIIDGHRFSFIGTLPKPFTIFSLNNSIIPFGFLVCYVSFIIQYQVNNEYQDFDRLTLLIGGLLVGYISMTILLFGYFWFTNKDIFKYVVCKLDEKLKQNIKATRANAMKKLDIAKKKQLRVESFLNMNFASERVEDYKGFYDKATVLQVFDQNHFNLVIIQVLIFVVILAMGIFKDYEVFQLPAAASAVLFFTVFVMFSGAFSYWFGNWSATAGIGLLIVLNMLVKQDLFHKTYRAFGLNYSVEKAPYNIKTIIDSNNPTTRERDKKETTLILENWKNKFPNEAKPKMVLACVSGGGQRAAIWALNSLQTMDSVTNGKLMDHTMLITGASGGLIGASYFREIYLRYKQNELSNPYSQDYIERMGSDNLNAIIFSLLMNDLFSSFQSFEYNGIEYPQDRGYSFENQLSKNTNYFLDKPLKAYYKPEFNSTIPMMVLAPTIINDGRKLYISPQKMSYMMNSLDSSYMRDKINGVEFLRFFEKQGGENLRFLSGLRMSAAFPYITPNISLPSDPPLDIMDAGVTDNFGISDAVQFLFAFKDWIAENTSGVIILSIRDSEKDGPIERRTNLSLVDKSTLPISSIYQNFESLQDITNDNKIEFARSWFDGTIDRVDIQYVPREYIAENLSKKDSLKLDNVRRASLSWRLTSREKQSLIQNINTRKNQAAISKMAQLLAIDSTLTN is encoded by the coding sequence ATGAGAAATAAGCTTCTGAGTTTATTGCAAGGTTTTTATTACTCCTTCCCTATTCAGTTATTCATTAATCATTTAAGAAGAAACCACATTCTTTTAATCTGTTGGTTGGTGCTATTTGCTATGGTTTCTGGCAATTTGGGTCAGTATTTGGGTATTCCGTACCTCTTTCTCGATCCTGTTTATCTGAATAAAGTAAGTTTTCTTTCCTTTTTTCTCGTTGGAGTAACTATCGCGGGATTTAGTATCGCCTTTCACATCGCTACTTATATTATTGATGGTCACCGATTCTCTTTCATTGGTACGCTGCCAAAACCATTCACAATATTCAGCTTAAACAATAGCATTATCCCATTTGGGTTTCTGGTTTGCTATGTGAGTTTCATTATTCAGTATCAGGTAAATAATGAGTATCAGGATTTTGACAGGCTAACCTTGCTGATTGGTGGTTTACTTGTAGGCTACATATCTATGACTATTCTACTTTTTGGATATTTCTGGTTTACCAATAAAGATATTTTCAAATATGTGGTATGTAAGTTGGATGAAAAGCTGAAGCAGAATATTAAAGCTACTCGTGCCAATGCAATGAAGAAGCTTGATATCGCTAAGAAAAAGCAATTACGTGTTGAGAGTTTTCTCAATATGAACTTTGCCTCAGAGCGTGTGGAAGATTACAAAGGTTTTTATGATAAGGCTACAGTATTGCAGGTTTTTGATCAAAACCACTTCAATCTTGTCATCATTCAAGTTCTCATTTTTGTAGTGATTCTGGCAATGGGAATATTTAAAGACTATGAAGTCTTTCAATTACCCGCAGCAGCCAGCGCAGTGTTATTTTTCACTGTATTTGTCATGTTTTCCGGAGCGTTTAGCTATTGGTTTGGCAATTGGTCAGCCACAGCTGGTATAGGCCTTTTAATAGTGCTGAATATGCTCGTTAAGCAAGACCTGTTTCATAAAACTTACAGAGCATTCGGACTTAACTATTCAGTAGAAAAAGCTCCCTACAATATCAAAACGATCATTGATTCGAATAACCCAACAACCAGAGAAAGAGATAAAAAGGAAACGACTCTTATTTTAGAAAATTGGAAAAATAAGTTTCCAAATGAAGCTAAACCAAAAATGGTACTTGCGTGTGTGAGCGGGGGTGGCCAGCGTGCTGCAATTTGGGCTCTGAACAGCCTCCAAACTATGGATAGCGTTACCAACGGCAAACTGATGGATCATACCATGCTTATTACAGGGGCATCTGGTGGTTTAATTGGTGCTAGCTATTTCAGGGAAATTTATCTTCGCTATAAGCAAAACGAACTTAGTAACCCTTACTCCCAAGATTATATTGAACGAATGGGGAGCGATAACCTGAATGCCATCATCTTTAGCCTTCTGATGAACGATCTTTTTTCAAGTTTCCAAAGTTTTGAATACAATGGGATTGAATACCCGCAAGATAGAGGCTATTCATTTGAAAATCAGCTGAGTAAAAACACTAATTATTTTTTAGATAAGCCCCTTAAAGCCTATTATAAACCTGAGTTTAATAGCACCATTCCTATGATGGTTCTGGCGCCTACTATCATAAACGATGGAAGAAAACTGTATATCTCGCCACAGAAAATGTCGTACATGATGAATTCACTCGACTCCAGCTACATGCGTGACAAAATAAACGGAGTTGAATTCCTGAGATTTTTTGAGAAACAAGGAGGTGAAAACCTGCGCTTTTTAAGCGGATTGAGGATGAGTGCTGCATTTCCCTATATTACACCTAACATTTCGCTCCCAAGTGACCCGCCACTCGACATTATGGATGCAGGTGTAACTGATAATTTTGGTATCTCAGATGCAGTTCAGTTTTTATTTGCCTTCAAAGATTGGATAGCGGAAAATACTTCAGGTGTGATCATTCTTTCCATCAGAGATTCAGAGAAAGATGGACCGATAGAGCGTAGAACTAACTTATCGTTAGTTGATAAATCAACCTTACCAATAAGTAGCATCTATCAGAATTTTGAAAGCTTGCAGGATATCACCAACGACAATAAAATTGAATTTGCCAGATCGTGGTTTGATGGAACAATAGATCGGGTTGACATACAGTATGTGCCGCGAGAATATATTGCTGAAAACCTTTCTAAGAAAGACAGTTTAAAGCTTGACAATGTAAGGCGGGCATCACTAAGCTGGCGATTAACAAGTAGGGAAAAGCAAAGTTTGATACAAAATATTAATACCAGAAAAAATCAGGCCGCTATAAGTAAAATGGCTCAACTTCTAGCCATTGACAGCACTTTAACTAACTAA
- a CDS encoding THUMP domain-containing class I SAM-dependent RNA methyltransferase, whose protein sequence is MAIENKIVITCAPRIVPILAKELTSLKYTIVEKDRLSITLFGSFNDCMYLNLHLRTANKVLYHLKSFEAKKPEDLYNQMSDIPWERYIRSNGYVCINGFVKNDFIKDTRFANLKAKDAIVDRIQKLKGRRPDSGPDQKQSMVYLHWKGNEASVYLDTSGETISKHGYRKTPFKAPMLESLAAACILESNWDRKSPFINPMCGSGTLAIEAALLAINKAPGLMRSNFGFMHINLYNEFEWKKMVKDAESQVKERPLKIYASDLSSLALKAARANAADAGVEHLIKFELSDFKELNLPEESGVIFMNPEYGLRLGEVKELEKTYSEIGDFFKSKGQGYTGYVFTGNLDLAKKIGLKTNRRIELFNAKLDARLLEYELYAGSKKSGKLPS, encoded by the coding sequence ATGGCAATTGAAAATAAAATAGTTATCACATGCGCACCCAGAATTGTTCCAATACTGGCTAAGGAACTCACTAGCCTCAAGTATACAATTGTTGAAAAAGACAGGCTGAGCATTACTTTGTTTGGCAGCTTTAATGATTGCATGTATTTGAACCTCCATTTACGCACAGCCAATAAAGTACTATATCATCTCAAATCATTCGAAGCAAAGAAACCCGAAGATCTATACAACCAGATGTCAGACATACCTTGGGAAAGATATATCCGCTCCAACGGGTATGTATGCATTAACGGTTTTGTGAAAAATGATTTTATAAAAGATACCCGATTTGCCAATCTCAAAGCAAAAGATGCCATTGTTGACAGAATCCAGAAATTAAAAGGACGCAGACCAGATTCAGGTCCAGATCAAAAACAATCGATGGTTTATCTTCATTGGAAAGGCAATGAAGCAAGCGTGTATTTAGACACCTCAGGTGAAACTATATCAAAACACGGTTATAGAAAAACTCCATTTAAGGCACCTATGCTCGAGTCTTTGGCTGCTGCATGTATTTTAGAATCTAATTGGGATAGGAAATCTCCTTTTATAAACCCAATGTGCGGTAGTGGAACACTGGCAATAGAGGCAGCCCTTTTAGCAATTAATAAAGCTCCCGGCCTTATGAGATCCAATTTCGGATTCATGCACATCAACTTATATAATGAGTTCGAGTGGAAAAAAATGGTGAAAGACGCTGAAAGCCAGGTAAAAGAAAGGCCGTTGAAAATATATGCCAGTGATTTAAGCTCCTTGGCATTAAAAGCTGCAAGAGCTAATGCCGCAGATGCAGGCGTTGAGCACTTAATTAAATTTGAATTATCTGATTTCAAAGAACTTAATTTACCCGAAGAATCAGGTGTAATATTTATGAACCCTGAGTATGGTCTTAGACTTGGTGAAGTAAAAGAATTGGAAAAAACTTATTCTGAAATTGGCGATTTCTTTAAAAGTAAGGGTCAGGGTTATACCGGCTATGTGTTTACTGGAAATTTAGATTTAGCAAAGAAAATAGGTTTAAAAACGAATAGACGCATAGAACTATTTAACGCCAAGCTAGATGCACGTCTTTTGGAATATGAACTATATGCAGGAAGCAAAAAAAGTGGTAAATTACCTTCATGA
- a CDS encoding NINE protein — MKKVLLLTMLMAFIASANSFASANKYKVDEAAIDQVFESSINVVSAESDINMMDITSVKAANDDKNVWVALLLDWVLGGLAIHRVYLGGRPVLIVGYLLTCGGIFGLLPLGDFIALLINMKDISKYVDNDAFIMW; from the coding sequence ATGAAAAAAGTACTTTTACTTACAATGTTGATGGCCTTTATCGCATCAGCAAATTCATTTGCTTCAGCAAATAAATACAAAGTTGACGAAGCTGCAATTGACCAGGTGTTTGAAAGCTCAATCAATGTAGTTTCTGCGGAGTCTGACATTAACATGATGGACATTACTTCTGTAAAAGCTGCGAATGATGACAAGAACGTTTGGGTTGCCCTATTATTAGACTGGGTACTTGGTGGTCTTGCAATTCACAGAGTTTATTTAGGTGGTAGACCTGTACTAATTGTTGGTTACTTACTAACATGTGGTGGTATTTTCGGTCTCTTGCCTTTAGGTGACTTTATCGCATTATTGATTAACATGAAAGATATCAGCAAGTATGTTGATAACGATGCATTTATCATGTGGTAA